The proteins below are encoded in one region of Blochmannia endosymbiont of Camponotus (Colobopsis) obliquus:
- the zwf gene encoding glucose-6-phosphate dehydrogenase, whose protein sequence is MVKQSIVAQACNFIIFGAKGDLVRRKLLPSLYYLEKMEVIHSLTKIIAVGRANWNTQMYIEVVVRKSLETFIKESVDEQVWKKFSKRFDFCNLDVNHTELFNVLINKLSLQTQINIYYFAMPPTTFAAICKGLNFINLNQEFNRVVMEKPVGTDLVSAREINNQVAKYFNEDQIYRIDHYLGKETILNLLALRFANSLFISNWDHRTIDHVQITVAEEIGIEGRWGYFDKIGQMRDMIQSHLLQILTIVAMSPPSNLNADCIRDEKVKILQALRVINDDSVYTSIVRGQYTSGFIKGKSVPGYLEEIGANKISCTETFVSIKVNIDNWRWFGVPFYLRTGKRLATKYSEIVVYFKRPSINLFRNSHAILSKNKLTIRLQPDEGMDIQVLSKKPGLGHQYDLQVVKLDSNFIKNFQCKRIIDAYERLLLEMMCGIRVLFVRRDEVENAWRWVDTVVSSWKDKKDVPLLTYQAGTWGPVDSFTMLERDGRSWNICTGFNK, encoded by the coding sequence ATGGTAAAGCAGTCTATAGTAGCACAGGCTTGTAATTTTATTATTTTTGGTGCTAAAGGAGATTTAGTACGTAGAAAATTATTACCATCACTATATTATCTTGAAAAAATGGAGGTTATACATTCTTTAACAAAAATAATTGCTGTAGGACGTGCAAATTGGAACACACAGATGTATATTGAGGTTGTTGTTCGTAAATCATTGGAAACGTTCATAAAGGAATCTGTTGATGAACAGGTATGGAAAAAATTTAGCAAAAGATTTGATTTTTGTAATTTAGATGTCAATCATACTGAATTATTTAATGTTTTAATAAATAAATTATCCTTGCAGACACAAATTAATATATATTATTTTGCTATGCCTCCAACCACGTTTGCTGCTATTTGTAAAGGATTAAATTTCATTAATTTAAATCAAGAATTTAATCGTGTAGTCATGGAAAAACCGGTGGGTACCGATTTAGTTTCTGCTCGTGAGATTAATAATCAAGTAGCTAAATATTTTAATGAAGATCAAATTTATCGCATTGATCATTATTTAGGTAAAGAAACAATTTTAAATTTATTAGCATTACGTTTTGCTAATTCTTTATTTATTTCTAATTGGGATCATCGTACTATAGATCACGTACAAATTACCGTTGCAGAGGAAATAGGTATTGAAGGTCGTTGGGGGTATTTTGATAAAATTGGACAAATGCGAGATATGATTCAAAGTCATTTATTGCAAATTTTAACTATTGTTGCAATGTCTCCACCGTCTAATTTAAATGCTGATTGTATTAGGGACGAAAAAGTAAAAATTTTGCAAGCATTACGTGTGATAAATGATGATAGTGTATATACATCTATAGTACGTGGTCAGTATACATCTGGTTTTATAAAAGGTAAAAGTGTTCCTGGTTATTTAGAAGAAATTGGAGCAAATAAAATTAGTTGTACGGAAACTTTTGTTTCTATTAAGGTAAATATTGATAATTGGAGGTGGTTTGGTGTACCCTTTTATTTGCGTACGGGAAAACGTTTAGCTACCAAATATTCTGAAATTGTGGTATATTTTAAACGTCCTTCTATTAATTTATTTCGCAATTCTCATGCAATATTATCTAAAAATAAATTAACTATTAGATTACAACCCGATGAGGGCATGGATATTCAAGTTCTTAGTAAAAAACCTGGATTAGGCCATCAATATGATTTACAGGTTGTTAAGTTAGATTCGAATTTTATTAAGAATTTTCAATGTAAACGTATAATTGATGCTTATGAGAGATTATTATTAGAAATGATGTGTGGTATACGAGTTTTGTTTGTTCGTCGTGATGAGGTTGAAAATGCTTGGCGATGGGTTGATACTGTAGTATCATCTTGGAAAGATAAAAAAGACGTTCCGTTATTAACATATCAAGCAGGCACATGGGGTCCTGTTGATTCGTTTACTATGTTAGAACGTGATGGGCGTTCCTGGAATATTTGTACGGGTTTTAATAAATAA
- the mepM gene encoding murein DD-endopeptidase MepM: MFFQITNVYDYSINLSFKQSINRSSDIWYKKIIFIKGDGNFISSMRESGFTEHDVSVITQALQWQLDVYNLHQGDRFLVLMSRKRFEKKKNYSVLLGMRLCTGGKDYYAFRADDGNFYNLDAIRFCGIFIRYPIKEKFRVSSTFNMKRLNPVTGHISPHRGVDFAVPIGTPVITVGDGEVVISKYGGVTTGNYIAIRHGCECVTRYMHLKKNLVKIGQKVRKGDYIALSGNTGRTTGPHLHFEIWINKRAVNPLTIKLLHYGSLNGSARVVYLAKVEQILPQLQFN; the protein is encoded by the coding sequence ATGTTTTTTCAGATAACAAATGTTTATGATTATTCTATTAATTTGTCATTTAAACAATCTATTAATAGATCATCGGATATTTGGTATAAAAAGATTATTTTTATTAAAGGAGATGGTAATTTTATTTCTAGTATGCGAGAATCTGGGTTTACTGAACATGATGTTAGTGTAATTACTCAAGCTTTACAGTGGCAGTTGGATGTATATAATTTACATCAAGGTGATAGATTTTTAGTACTTATGTCACGTAAACGTTTTGAAAAAAAAAAAAATTATAGTGTTTTATTGGGTATGCGATTATGCACTGGTGGTAAGGATTATTATGCATTTAGAGCTGATGATGGAAATTTTTATAATCTTGATGCAATACGTTTTTGTGGCATTTTTATTCGGTATCCTATTAAAGAAAAGTTTCGCGTTTCTTCTACTTTTAATATGAAGAGGTTAAATCCGGTTACTGGGCATATTTCTCCGCATCGTGGAGTAGATTTTGCTGTACCAATAGGCACTCCAGTTATAACTGTCGGTGATGGTGAAGTGGTAATTAGTAAGTATGGGGGTGTTACGACAGGTAATTATATAGCGATTCGGCATGGTTGTGAATGTGTCACTCGTTATATGCATCTTAAAAAAAATTTAGTTAAAATTGGACAAAAAGTAAGGAAAGGAGATTATATTGCTTTATCTGGTAATACTGGTAGAACCACGGGCCCGCATTTGCATTTTGAAATTTGGATAAATAAACGTGCTGTAAATCCATTGACTATTAAATTATTACATTATGGTAGTTTAAATGGATCTGCTCGTGTTGTATATTTAGCTAAAGTCGAACAAATATTGCCTCAATTGCAATTTAATTAG